The Pseudomonas iranensis genome includes a window with the following:
- a CDS encoding peptidylprolyl isomerase gives MKKPAMVIGAGAVALLVVAVALVLRPGSDPVAAQQPSPVMAVAAGPAVARLGNQQVSPEELQALLATVPAQTREQLRGNREALERWIRARLAEKAVLEQADAQGWAQRPDVARQTRAATEQIVFRDYLRSVSQVPAEYPSAVELQQAYDAGKANWQTPALYRVSQIFLAVSDSVSLETVRKQAAELSKKAQSAPADFAALATQYSQDRVTAERGGDTGLQPLQQLVPEVRGAVARLKVGAVSDPVQSAAGFHVIKLTEQQPARTATLEELRDQLTQALRAQRQEQIAQAYLDGMLNTATLSIDGAELNKILEEKY, from the coding sequence GTGAAAAAGCCTGCCATGGTGATCGGCGCCGGAGCAGTGGCGCTGTTGGTGGTGGCCGTGGCGCTGGTGCTGCGACCGGGCAGTGATCCGGTCGCCGCTCAGCAGCCCTCGCCGGTGATGGCGGTTGCAGCCGGGCCAGCAGTGGCGCGGTTGGGCAATCAGCAGGTTTCGCCAGAGGAATTGCAGGCGCTGCTGGCCACCGTCCCGGCGCAAACCCGCGAACAGCTGCGCGGCAACCGTGAGGCGCTGGAACGCTGGATTCGTGCGCGGCTGGCGGAAAAAGCCGTGCTGGAACAGGCTGATGCGCAGGGTTGGGCGCAGCGTCCGGACGTCGCCCGGCAGACCCGTGCTGCGACTGAGCAGATCGTGTTCCGTGATTATTTGCGCTCGGTGAGTCAGGTGCCGGCGGAGTATCCGAGCGCGGTTGAGTTGCAGCAGGCGTATGACGCGGGCAAGGCCAATTGGCAGACGCCGGCGCTGTATCGGGTCAGTCAGATTTTCCTTGCTGTCAGTGATTCCGTTTCGTTGGAAACCGTGCGCAAACAAGCCGCTGAATTGAGCAAGAAGGCGCAGTCAGCACCGGCTGATTTTGCGGCGCTCGCTACGCAATATTCGCAGGATCGCGTCACGGCAGAGCGGGGCGGTGATACCGGCCTGCAACCGTTGCAACAGCTGGTGCCGGAAGTGCGTGGCGCTGTGGCACGGCTCAAGGTGGGCGCCGTGTCTGATCCGGTGCAAAGCGCTGCCGGTTTCCACGTGATCAAACTCACCGAACAACAACCGGCCCGCACCGCGACGCTGGAGGAACTGCGCGACCAACTGACCCAGGCCCTGCGCGCACAACGCCAGGAACAGATCGCCCAGGCTTATCTGGACGGCATGCTCAACACCGCCACCCTCAGCATCGACGGCGCAGAACTGAACAAAATCCTCGAGGAAAAATACTGA
- a CDS encoding DUF6124 family protein has product MIKPTPNPPETDPTSPYESLDSKKLHQAADRALDHYLCPPGSTPPPFSPRAMYAVTADTKNEDLLANACETLASAKTIAQEFAGLVKPSQRRTLMGIAQLIMLGELAVNRVLDNLELPQ; this is encoded by the coding sequence ATGATCAAACCCACTCCCAACCCACCCGAAACCGACCCCACCTCCCCCTACGAATCCCTCGATTCAAAAAAACTCCACCAAGCCGCCGACCGCGCACTCGACCACTACCTCTGCCCACCCGGCTCGACCCCACCGCCGTTCAGCCCCCGCGCCATGTACGCCGTCACCGCTGACACAAAAAACGAAGACCTGCTGGCCAACGCCTGTGAAACGCTTGCGTCGGCCAAAACCATCGCCCAGGAATTTGCCGGGCTGGTGAAACCGTCGCAGCGCCGTACGTTGATGGGGATTGCACAGCTGATCATGCTCGGGGAATTGGCGGTGAATCGGGTGCTGGATAATCTGGAGTTGCCACAGTAG
- a CDS encoding YbjN domain-containing protein yields MTQLITQVSPQSLTDVLQAAGYRVNQSEQNGIVQLLSASQGIGYAVRFGNPALEQGSFVDFTFSCALRVQGDLPQGVAEQWNATRRFARLSLQGEFLLMEMDVVVAAGVSNEHLRGNLELWDRLLQEFIVYLRDFSQATGVQTAKSAIAEQEEVAL; encoded by the coding sequence ATGACTCAATTGATCACCCAGGTTTCCCCGCAGTCGCTGACCGACGTCCTGCAAGCCGCCGGTTACCGCGTCAACCAGAGCGAACAGAACGGCATCGTCCAGTTGCTCAGCGCCAGTCAGGGCATCGGCTACGCCGTGCGTTTCGGCAATCCGGCGCTGGAGCAGGGCAGCTTTGTTGATTTCACCTTCAGCTGTGCGCTGCGCGTGCAAGGTGATTTGCCCCAGGGCGTCGCCGAGCAGTGGAACGCGACACGGCGTTTTGCGCGGTTGTCGTTGCAGGGCGAGTTCCTGCTGATGGAAATGGACGTGGTTGTGGCCGCTGGGGTGAGCAATGAGCATCTGCGCGGCAACCTGGAACTTTGGGATCGCCTGTTGCAGGAATTCATCGTTTACCTGCGCGACTTCAGTCAGGCCACTGGTGTGCAAACGGCCAAATCAGCTATCGCCGAACAAGAGGAAGTCGCGCTGTGA
- a CDS encoding DNA repair protein has product MNTRFLALGLGLLIATGANGEGMEERLRTQLRSTTQQLQALQSQQAQASAAQLAAQNEARAAQAQIKQLTAELAKAKGLAEQLAGQHQSLHSQAQAQVAASAEQTGKFKKAYDELLVLARGKEAERTKLQAQLAERDTQVQQCSAKNQQMYDVAKQILTAYENIDVAEVMKIRQPFAGSARVKFDELAQGFGDELYKTQFDAPQAAIAH; this is encoded by the coding sequence TTTGTTGATTGCCACCGGGGCGAACGGCGAAGGCATGGAAGAACGCTTGCGCACGCAGTTGCGCAGCACCACCCAGCAATTGCAGGCCCTGCAAAGCCAACAGGCCCAGGCCAGCGCCGCGCAACTGGCGGCGCAGAACGAAGCCAGGGCAGCGCAAGCGCAGATCAAGCAGCTGACCGCCGAACTGGCCAAAGCCAAAGGCCTCGCCGAGCAACTGGCCGGGCAACACCAGAGCCTGCACAGCCAGGCGCAGGCGCAAGTCGCGGCCAGTGCCGAGCAGACTGGCAAGTTCAAGAAAGCCTACGACGAGTTGCTCGTCCTCGCTCGTGGCAAAGAAGCCGAACGCACGAAGCTGCAAGCGCAGCTGGCGGAACGTGACACACAAGTGCAGCAATGTTCAGCCAAGAATCAGCAAATGTACGACGTCGCCAAACAGATCCTCACGGCCTACGAAAACATCGACGTCGCCGAAGTGATGAAGATCCGCCAGCCCTTCGCCGGCAGCGCCCGGGTCAAGTTCGATGAGCTGGCCCAAGGCTTTGGCGACGAGCTGTACAAAACCCAATTCGACGCGCCGCAAGCCGCGATCGCTCACTGA
- a CDS encoding substrate-binding domain-containing protein, with protein MSFTEPAGPDAARVYLSPRDNSEPWLNQAATIDNEVAQYFLVSARCGCFMQAARSLNVRSTLLRKQLAQLEQQLQHSLFSFQSSALTLTREGQQLQARLSTLAHQRKLPVIEQPLIRLAIAESILHDILGRDLIALLRRNASLRLEIIALDSELALRAVSADIVLWLAPGDAPNLVPTFATSEPQHLARIEYLPHIAKRYSRVTARPETPEDLADFMLVHWQCDRQVESFRPWNGLVEQRLAGVVQMQSYELMLEMIRCGACIGLLPAYMSRFDRGLIALPGLFAEPMQLRAWLAINADSQNAPEIQSLTDLIQQTFNERHEWFQP; from the coding sequence ATGTCATTCACCGAACCCGCAGGACCCGACGCCGCCAGGGTTTACCTTTCGCCGCGAGACAACTCCGAACCCTGGCTCAACCAGGCCGCGACCATCGACAACGAAGTCGCCCAATACTTCCTCGTCAGCGCCCGCTGCGGCTGCTTCATGCAAGCCGCGCGCAGCCTGAATGTGCGCTCGACGCTGCTGCGCAAACAACTCGCGCAACTCGAACAGCAACTGCAACACAGCCTGTTCAGCTTCCAGAGCAGCGCCCTAACGCTCACCCGCGAAGGCCAACAGTTGCAGGCCCGACTCAGCACCCTGGCCCACCAACGCAAACTCCCGGTCATCGAACAACCGCTGATCCGCCTCGCCATCGCCGAATCCATCCTCCACGACATCCTCGGCCGCGACCTCATCGCACTGCTGCGCCGCAACGCCAGCCTGCGCCTGGAAATCATTGCCCTGGACAGCGAACTGGCGTTGCGTGCGGTCAGCGCCGACATTGTCCTCTGGCTCGCTCCTGGCGATGCTCCAAACCTTGTTCCCACCTTCGCTACCAGCGAACCGCAACACCTCGCGCGAATTGAATATCTGCCGCACATTGCCAAGCGCTATTCGAGGGTGACAGCGCGACCGGAAACGCCGGAAGATCTGGCGGACTTCATGCTGGTGCACTGGCAGTGTGATCGACAGGTTGAGAGCTTTCGCCCGTGGAATGGGTTGGTCGAGCAGCGCTTGGCTGGCGTAGTGCAGATGCAATCTTATGAATTGATGCTGGAGATGATCCGCTGTGGCGCGTGCATTGGATTGTTGCCGGCATACATGAGCCGCTTTGACCGAGGCCTCATCGCATTACCCGGATTATTCGCCGAACCGATGCAGCTACGCGCCTGGCTGGCGATCAATGCCGATTCACAAAACGCACCCGAAATCCAAAGCCTCACCGACCTCATCCAGCAAACCTTCAACGAACGCCACGAATGGTTCCAGCCCTAA